From Medicago truncatula cultivar Jemalong A17 chromosome 7, MtrunA17r5.0-ANR, whole genome shotgun sequence, a single genomic window includes:
- the LOC11437459 gene encoding uncharacterized protein — protein sequence MGRRQNDSDFGKFTLLIFFMIGAISCSAVYFFLTMVFRQSSTESVSTMYEVLDEKNGFEGKCCRGVEHLELWGDAVKWGDDFKVNSSEECCRACKDSCRGDGRGCLCNSWVWCGDRNACGPRFGECWLKRQKDALNPDRFGSGDRVMWTSGFVFDKGEGIVGLETDYGILRIQLLPHCAPHSVSYILELLALPNCVGCHIYRAETRGILWDEAGNHIKKATFGPPFALVQGTLESHGFEFKDIPKEHCPAIKRGSVAWVGSGPDFFISLANHKEWRDSYTVFGYVLSEDMEILEKISHLRTRSEIWSNIAVSLLKKPIFLRFRRIST from the exons ATGGGTCGTCGCCAAAACGACTCAGATTTCGGTAAATTCACCCTCCTCATATTTTTCATGATTGGCGCAATCTCCTGTTCTGCTGTGTACTTTTTCCTTACCATGGTCTTCAGACAGAGCAGTACTGAATCTGTGTCAACAATGTACGAGGTTTTGGATGAAAAGAATGGTTTTGAAGGGAAATGCTGTAGAGGGGTTGAGCATTTGGAACTATGGGGTGATGCTGTGAAATGGGGTGATGATTTTAAGGTTAATTCTTCTGAGGAATGTTGTAGGGCTTGTAAGGATTCGTGTCGTGGTGATGGTCGTGGTTGTTTGTGTAATTCTTGGGTTTGGTGTGGTGATAGAAATGCTTGTGGACCTAGATTTGGTGAG TGTTGgttaaaaagacaaaaagatGCTTTAAACCCTGATCGATTTGGCTCGGGAGATAGAGTTATGTGGACTTCTGGATTTGTCTTTGATAAGGGCGAG GGAATTGTTGGTTTGGAAACTGACTACGGGATTCTTCGCATACAA CTTTTGCCACACTGTGCTCCACATTCTGTTTCCTACATTCTTGAACTGTTGGCATTGCCAAATTGTGTTGGTTGCCATATTTATCGCGCTGAAACCCGGGGAATTCTTTGGGATGAAGCGGGAAACCACATAAAAAAG GCTACATTTGGACCACCATTTGCATTAGTTCAAGGAACATTGGAATCCCATGGGTTTGAATTCAAGGATATTCCAAAAGAACACTGTCCTGCCATAAAAAGAGGATCTGTGGCATGGGTTGGTTCTGGTCCAGATTTCTTCATCAGCCTTGCAAATCACAAGGAATGGAGAGATTCATACACTGTCTTTGGCTATGTTCTATCAGAAGATATGgaaattttagagaaaatttcTCATCTTCGAACTAGATCAGAGATTTGGAGTAACATTGCTGTCTCTCTCTTAAAAAAGCCGATTTTCTTACGGTTCCGAAGAATAAGCACATGA